Proteins from one Paenibacillus sp. J23TS9 genomic window:
- a CDS encoding SDR family NAD(P)-dependent oxidoreductase, which produces MTIQLQGKIALVTGSSSGIGRQIAETLAAAGAAVAVHYRKGKEEAEAAAAAITRAGGKAAAFYADVTKIEEMAAMVEEIQVQLGGTIDILVNNAGDLIQRVTNAEMTEEHYMRVMDVNLKSCVFLSKLVIPGMTAKGAGKIINLTSVAAHDGGGPGASIYAASKAAVITYSKGLAKELAPQGINVNCMSPGFIGHTSFHATHTSDEGRKATIAKIPLGREGTPQDVADTALFLASSLSDYLTGETIEINGGLFMR; this is translated from the coding sequence ATGACAATTCAGCTGCAAGGAAAGATCGCGTTGGTTACCGGTTCAAGCTCAGGCATTGGGCGCCAAATTGCGGAGACACTTGCTGCGGCAGGCGCCGCCGTTGCCGTTCATTACCGCAAGGGAAAAGAAGAAGCGGAGGCTGCAGCCGCAGCAATCACCCGTGCTGGCGGCAAAGCAGCCGCATTCTACGCGGATGTGACGAAGATTGAAGAAATGGCGGCGATGGTGGAAGAGATTCAGGTCCAGCTTGGCGGGACGATTGATATTTTAGTCAACAATGCCGGCGACCTGATTCAGCGGGTGACGAATGCCGAAATGACCGAGGAGCATTACATGCGCGTCATGGACGTGAATCTGAAATCCTGCGTATTTTTGAGCAAGCTGGTTATTCCGGGCATGACCGCCAAGGGGGCAGGGAAAATCATTAATCTGACCTCCGTAGCGGCACATGACGGTGGCGGGCCTGGCGCATCCATCTACGCGGCGAGCAAGGCCGCCGTCATCACCTATTCCAAGGGGCTGGCCAAGGAGCTTGCTCCTCAGGGAATTAACGTAAACTGCATGTCACCGGGATTTATCGGGCATACATCCTTTCATGCCACGCATACCTCGGATGAGGGACGGAAGGCGACAATAGCGAAAATTCCGCTCGGCCGCGAAGGTACTCCGCAGGATGTGGCGGACACGGCACTGTTTCTGGCCTCCTCCTTGTCGGACTACCTGACGGGAGAGACGATCGAGATTAATGGCGGATTATTCATGCGCTAA